A region from the Microcoleus sp. FACHB-672 genome encodes:
- the pilM gene encoding type IV pilus assembly protein PilM, whose amino-acid sequence MVNSFKRLFSKSKQGVGIELAPERINIVQLRKQGQGYKVATFVSVPVPEDVFQEGQIVDSPTLAALITETLAEHKIKARQVATAIPGKEAVIRLIPVPAELNDLELKEYMNSEAGLYLPFPREEADVDFQKLQPFVDEDGIEKYQVLLVATRKEITDVYIDIFKQADLKIDVIEVTSFSLIRTIREQLQQFTPQEAAVLADIEFDTTEIAIVVDGIPQFSRTIPIGTFQIQSALSKAMNLPPSRNTDLLAGMTIPVTPVDTSGLGTMGGTNPGTAAMLKILGELADEIRRSIDFYLNQSENLEVAQLLLAGPGAALGQLDEFFMQRLSLPTSQVDPVESLSLEMDEEITDVQRPGLGVVLGLGLREV is encoded by the coding sequence GTGGTTAACTCATTCAAACGTCTATTTTCCAAAAGCAAGCAAGGGGTCGGTATAGAATTGGCTCCTGAACGGATCAATATTGTGCAGCTCCGCAAACAGGGTCAGGGTTACAAAGTGGCCACCTTTGTCTCGGTGCCGGTGCCGGAAGATGTCTTTCAAGAAGGCCAAATTGTTGACTCTCCGACCCTAGCTGCCTTGATCACGGAAACGCTGGCAGAACACAAGATTAAAGCAAGGCAGGTCGCTACGGCAATCCCCGGAAAAGAAGCCGTGATCCGGTTGATTCCGGTGCCGGCAGAACTCAATGACTTAGAGTTAAAGGAATACATGAACTCGGAAGCGGGGCTGTATTTGCCATTCCCACGGGAAGAGGCAGATGTAGACTTCCAAAAATTGCAACCGTTTGTGGATGAAGATGGGATTGAAAAATACCAGGTGCTGTTGGTTGCCACCCGCAAAGAAATTACAGATGTCTATATCGATATCTTCAAGCAGGCTGATTTAAAAATTGATGTTATAGAGGTTACGAGTTTTTCCCTGATCCGAACCATTCGAGAGCAATTGCAGCAGTTTACCCCGCAAGAAGCAGCGGTGCTAGCAGATATCGAGTTTGACACGACTGAAATTGCCATTGTCGTAGATGGCATCCCTCAGTTTTCCCGAACCATTCCAATCGGCACCTTCCAAATTCAAAGTGCGCTGTCCAAGGCGATGAACTTACCGCCTTCGAGAAACACCGACCTGCTAGCGGGGATGACCATTCCTGTTACCCCCGTAGACACCTCAGGACTGGGTACAATGGGAGGTACAAACCCCGGAACTGCAGCTATGCTCAAGATTTTAGGAGAACTCGCGGATGAAATCCGTCGCTCCATTGACTTCTATCTCAACCAGAGCGAAAACTTAGAGGTAGCGCAGCTGCTACTGGCAGGGCCAGGTGCTGCGCTCGGTCAACTAGATGAATTTTTCATGCAACGGCTAAGCCTGCCAACTTCTCAGGTAGA
- a CDS encoding ABC transporter substrate-binding protein yields the protein MRNVLNLTANWKRLSIFALLGFLLSWAMSCGPLPSDGGTGIKPAATGQQEVEFWTMQLKPQFTDYFNNLIASFEAENPNLKVRWVDVAWSAMESKILAAVSAQTAPDVVNLNPNFASLLAGRNAWMYLDSKVPQNVRQQYLPNIWKANTFNGQSFGIPWYLTTRITIYNTELFKKAGISKPPATYAELAQVAKQIKEKTGQYAFFVTFVPEDSGEVLESLVQMGVKLVDDQGKAAFNTPEGKAAFQYWVNLYKQKLIPQEALTQGHRRAIELYQAGETALLSSGPQFFKTIAQNAPTIAQVSVPAPEITGPTGKKNVAVMNLTIPKGTNRPDDALKFALFVTNSANQLAFAKAANVLPSNQEALKDSYFQTQPANATAVDKARAISANQLKNAEVLVPAMKDSNQLQKIIYDNLQAAMLDEKPVDQAVADAAQSWNRLRG from the coding sequence TTGCGGAATGTTTTAAATTTAACCGCTAACTGGAAACGTTTGAGTATTTTTGCGCTGCTAGGCTTTTTGCTTAGCTGGGCGATGAGCTGTGGTCCCCTTCCGAGTGACGGAGGCACCGGCATCAAACCGGCTGCCACAGGACAGCAGGAAGTAGAATTCTGGACAATGCAGCTTAAGCCACAGTTTACAGATTATTTCAACAACTTGATCGCCTCCTTTGAAGCCGAAAACCCAAACCTCAAAGTTCGCTGGGTGGATGTGGCTTGGTCGGCGATGGAAAGCAAAATTTTAGCAGCTGTTTCAGCACAGACTGCGCCTGATGTCGTCAACCTCAACCCCAACTTTGCTTCCCTTTTGGCAGGACGCAATGCTTGGATGTATCTTGATTCTAAAGTGCCACAAAATGTGCGTCAGCAATACTTACCAAATATTTGGAAAGCCAACACGTTCAACGGTCAAAGCTTTGGAATTCCCTGGTATCTCACAACTCGCATCACCATTTACAACACCGAGTTATTTAAGAAAGCCGGCATCTCTAAACCCCCAGCAACTTATGCGGAATTGGCGCAGGTTGCCAAACAAATTAAGGAAAAAACTGGCCAATACGCCTTTTTTGTAACCTTTGTGCCAGAAGATTCAGGAGAAGTGCTGGAATCTTTGGTACAGATGGGCGTCAAACTTGTAGACGACCAAGGCAAAGCTGCATTTAACACGCCTGAAGGGAAAGCGGCGTTTCAGTATTGGGTAAACCTCTACAAACAGAAGCTAATACCACAAGAGGCCCTTACCCAGGGACACCGACGGGCGATCGAACTTTATCAAGCCGGTGAGACTGCCCTGCTGTCTTCTGGGCCTCAGTTTTTCAAGACAATTGCCCAAAATGCACCGACTATCGCTCAGGTTTCCGTCCCCGCCCCAGAGATCACCGGCCCAACCGGCAAGAAAAATGTGGCGGTAATGAACTTAACGATCCCAAAAGGCACCAACCGGCCTGATGACGCCCTCAAATTTGCCTTATTTGTTACCAATAGTGCCAACCAGTTGGCGTTTGCCAAAGCTGCCAATGTGTTGCCTTCTAACCAAGAGGCACTCAAAGATAGCTACTTCCAAACTCAGCCGGCAAATGCAACAGCGGTGGATAAAGCACGGGCGATCAGCGCGAATCAACTGAAAAATGCCGAGGTTTTAGTCCCCGCAATGAAGGATAGCAACCAGCTGCAAAAGATTATTTATGACAATTTGCAGGCGGCAATGCTGGATGAGAAGCCGGTGGATCAGGCGGTTGCTGATGCCGCACAAAGTTGGAACCGACTGAGAGGTTAA